The proteins below come from a single Benincasa hispida cultivar B227 chromosome 4, ASM972705v1, whole genome shotgun sequence genomic window:
- the LOC120075322 gene encoding serine/threonine-protein phosphatase 6 regulatory ankyrin repeat subunit C-like — protein sequence MATLENKLQEAAMKGNVEKMLELLQQALRLLDTLVPDPSTHGHTEFPDRILQQKPQLARVLDSKGSCPLHLAAAEGHVEIVRLLLQVDSHACLFRNADGWNPLQLAAVNGHVDVLKELVRARPDAARARTVIDHGGNALHLCVKNNQLEALKVLVVHAVDYGFLNDKDDFGCSILQLAVSYKQTETIKFLVNTNGMELNDLFQSNKEENDSTIAEVTGAIATSPPTSHSDSKNSWSRQQVMSQREALMVVASVVATMAFQAAINPPNGVWKDAEKSTIHPYRFAAFVSSITFSFVFSIIELFLLISDYPSTMPLLLSFLWLAKILSIGGMTVAYGIAILCLS from the exons ATGGCAACCTTAGAAAACAAGCTTCAAGAAGCAGCAATGAAGGGCAACGTAGAGAAGATGCTAGAATTGCTCCAACAAGCCCTTCGACTTCTCGACACACTCGTTCCCGATCCATCGACTCACGGCCACACTGAATTCCCTGACCGGATTCTTCAACAAAAGCCTCAGCTGGCTCGAGTGTTGGATTCTAAGGGATCATGTCCTCTTCACTTAGCAGCTGCGGAGGGCCATGTCGAAATTGTGAGGCTTTTGCTGCAAGTCGACTCTCATGCGTGCTTGTTTCGCAATGCAGATGGCTGGAACCCTCTTCAACTTGCCGCTGTGAATGGCCATGTCGATGTCTTGAAAGAGCTTGTCCGTGCTAGGCCAGATGCTGCTCGAGCCCGAACCGTCATCGACCATGGGGGAAATGCCTTGCATTTATGTGTCAAGAACAACCAGTTGGAAGCTTTGAAGGTGCTGGTTGTTCATGCTGTAGATTATGGTTTCCTTAATGACAAGGATGATTTTGGATGCTCTATACTCCAGTTAGCTGTCTCTTACAAACAGACCGAG ACAATAAAATTTCTGGTGAACACAAATGGAATGGAACTTAACGACTTGTTCCAAAGcaacaaagaagaaaatgacTCGACCATAGCAGAGGTAACCGGCGCCATAGCAACCTCACCGCCCACCAGCCATTCTGATAGCAAAAATAGCTGGAGCAGGCAGCAGGTGATGAGCCAGAGAGAGGCACTAATGGTGGTGGCGTCGGTGGTGGCGACAATGGCGTTTCAGGCTGCGATCAACCCTCCCAATGGCGTATGGAAGGATGCCGAGAAATCGACGATACATCCTTATCGATTCGCCGCCTTCGTTTCTTCCATCACTTTCAGTTTTGTGTTCTCCATTATTGAACTCTTTTTGCTGATTAGTGACTATCCCTCTACCATGCCCCTTTTGTTAAGTTTTCTTTGGCTTGCAAAGATCTTGTCCATTGGAGGCATGACTGTGGCTTATGGTATAGCAATTTTGTGTTTGTCTTAA